The Rhodoferax sediminis genome has a segment encoding these proteins:
- the hprK gene encoding HPr(Ser) kinase/phosphatase gives MKPTVVSADVLFEVFRAALKWEWVAGLGASERRFDEDAVQAARSGADLVGYLNYIHPYRLQVLGPREVAYLLRGTTEDCARRISRIVTLEPPVLVLADGQAAPDALLAMCERAQIPMFATPEPSAFVIDVLRAYLSRHFADRTSMHGVFMDILGLGVMITGESGLGKSELGLELISRGNGLVADDAVELDRINQTTIEGRCPELLQNLLEVRGIGLLDIRAIFGETAVRRKMRLKLIVHLVRSETLERDYERMPFEPLTQDVLGVPVRKVVIQVVAGRNIAVLVEAAVRSTILQLRGIDTYQEFVARHRRAMDRKS, from the coding sequence ATGAAACCGACGGTCGTCAGCGCCGACGTCCTGTTCGAAGTGTTCCGTGCCGCCCTCAAATGGGAGTGGGTGGCGGGCTTGGGCGCCTCCGAGCGCCGCTTTGATGAGGACGCGGTGCAGGCGGCGCGCTCCGGCGCCGACCTGGTGGGCTACCTCAATTACATCCACCCTTACCGCCTGCAGGTGCTCGGGCCGCGCGAGGTGGCCTATTTGCTCCGGGGCACGACCGAAGACTGCGCGCGCCGCATTTCCCGCATCGTGACGCTGGAGCCTCCCGTACTCGTGCTGGCCGACGGGCAGGCCGCGCCCGACGCCCTGCTGGCGATGTGCGAGCGGGCCCAGATCCCGATGTTCGCCACGCCGGAGCCGTCGGCCTTTGTGATCGACGTGCTGCGCGCCTATCTGTCCCGGCACTTTGCCGACCGCACCTCGATGCACGGCGTGTTCATGGACATCCTGGGCCTGGGCGTGATGATCACCGGCGAGTCCGGCCTGGGCAAGAGCGAACTCGGGCTGGAGCTGATCTCGCGCGGCAACGGCCTGGTGGCTGACGACGCGGTGGAACTGGACCGCATCAACCAGACCACGATCGAAGGCCGCTGCCCCGAACTGCTGCAAAACCTGCTCGAAGTGCGCGGCATCGGCTTGCTCGACATCCGCGCCATCTTTGGCGAGACCGCCGTGCGACGCAAGATGCGGCTCAAGCTCATCGTCCACCTGGTGCGTAGCGAAACCCTGGAGCGCGACTACGAACGCATGCCCTTCGAGCCGCTAACGCAGGACGTGCTCGGCGTGCCGGTGCGCAAGGTGGTGATTCAGGTGGTGGCGGGGCGCAATATTGCCGTGCTGGTCGAGGCAGCGGTGCGCAGCACCATTTTGCAACTGCGCGGTATCGACACCTACCAGGAGTTTGTGGCGCGGCACCGCCGCGCGATGGACCGGAAAAGCTGA